The Chitinophagales bacterium genomic sequence TGAGTTATTGCTTTTTATGCCGTGGGCTAAAAATGAGCCACAAGGTATTGATGCAAAGAAAGAATTAATAAAACATTGGACTAAAGAAATAGAAGAAGATAAAGACTACACCTTAGGTATTTTTGATAAAGTATCAGGGGATTTTATTGGTTCTACAGGAATCCATACCATTAGAAGTAAAGAAAGACAAAATTTTCATATAGGGTATTGGTGTCATTCAAAACATACCAGGAAAGGCTACATTACAGAAAGTTCAAGAGCACTAACTGACTTTGGTTTTAATAAATTTAATGCGGAGAGAATGGAAATACATTGTGAGGAATCTAATATAAAAAGTGCAGCAATTCCAAAAAGATTAGGCTATAATTTAGAAGGCACTTTTAGAATATTAGAAAAAGACGAACACGGAAATAGAAAAAAACACCAAGCGTGGTATATGTTTAAAGAAGAATGGAAAGGATAAATTATGATAGTACGAATAGTGAAAATGAAATTTAAAGCAAATGAAATTGATAATTTCTTGGCTACTTTTGAAAAACAAAAAGAATTTATTGCCGGTTTTGAAGGATGTAGCTTTTTAGAACTGCTTAGAGATAAAAATGACGAAACTATATTTTTTACTCATAGCCACTGGGATAATGAAGAAACTTTAGAGCGATACAGACAATCTGATTTTTTTAGAAATATATGGAGTAAAGTAAAATTACTATTTAGCGACAAACCCGAAGCTTGGTCAACACAAAAATATGCATAATATAAACTTACATTTTGGCGAAATTAATGAGCTTTTAAACGCTTATTTAAAAGAAAACTCTTTTAATAAAATCTTTATTCTTGTAGATGAAAATACTAAAAGAGATTGTCTGCCACTTATCCATTTTAACAATTTTATAGAGATAGAAATAAAAAGTGGAGAACAGCATAAAAATATACAAACTTGCCAGCAGATTTGGGCAGTTTTATTAGAACATGAAGCCCACAGAAATGATTTACTTATAAATTTAGGTGGGGGTGTTATAGGCGATATGGGCGGTTTTTGTGCCTCGGTATTTAAAAGAGGTATTAGTTTTGTAAACATACCCACTACCCTGCTTGCTATGGTAGATGCCAGCATAGGCGGTAAAACGGGGATTGATTTTTACAATCAAAAAAATATGCTGGGGGTGTTTAACAAACCTAAAGCTGTATTAATAGACAATATTTTTTTAAAAACACTTCCTACACGGCAGCTACTTTCCGGAAAAGCCGAAATGCTAAAACATGGCATTATAGCTAATGAAGAACATTTTTTTAGTATTCCTATTGATGAAATTCCGACCTTAAATTTAATAGAAACATCAATTAATATTAAAAATGATTTTGTAAAACAAGACCCTTATGATAAAGGATTGAGAAAAACACTAAATTTTGGTCATACTTTAGGGCACGCCTTAGAAAGCTATTGTCTTTCAGAAAATTATGATTTGCTTCATGGCGAAGCTGTTGCTCAAGGTATGCTTTGGGCTATAGATTTATCTGTTAATTTTAACGCCTTAGATTTTTCTATGGCTACGAGATTAAAAAATCATATACGCCTGTTTTTTAAGCCTTTGCAAATACCTAATACTTCTTTAAAAGAAATAATTATTATAGCTCAAAACGACAAAAAGAATAATGATTCAAGTATTAACTTTTGCCTTTTAAAAGATATAAGTAATCCTATAGTTGATTTAAAACTCAATGCTAATCAAGTATATGATTGCTTATCGGATTAAAGTTACATTACCTGAAAGCACTTTATTTTCTCCGTCACAATAATATTCTACCACATAC encodes the following:
- a CDS encoding antibiotic biosynthesis monooxygenase, coding for MIVRIVKMKFKANEIDNFLATFEKQKEFIAGFEGCSFLELLRDKNDETIFFTHSHWDNEETLERYRQSDFFRNIWSKVKLLFSDKPEAWSTQKYA
- the aroB gene encoding 3-dehydroquinate synthase, producing MHNINLHFGEINELLNAYLKENSFNKIFILVDENTKRDCLPLIHFNNFIEIEIKSGEQHKNIQTCQQIWAVLLEHEAHRNDLLINLGGGVIGDMGGFCASVFKRGISFVNIPTTLLAMVDASIGGKTGIDFYNQKNMLGVFNKPKAVLIDNIFLKTLPTRQLLSGKAEMLKHGIIANEEHFFSIPIDEIPTLNLIETSINIKNDFVKQDPYDKGLRKTLNFGHTLGHALESYCLSENYDLLHGEAVAQGMLWAIDLSVNFNALDFSMATRLKNHIRLFFKPLQIPNTSLKEIIIIAQNDKKNNDSSINFCLLKDISNPIVDLKLNANQVYDCLSD
- a CDS encoding GNAT family N-acetyltransferase yields the protein MNPKDLHIETERLLIRPYTIEDAPAIKEAIDSSLPELLLFMPWAKNEPQGIDAKKELIKHWTKEIEEDKDYTLGIFDKVSGDFIGSTGIHTIRSKERQNFHIGYWCHSKHTRKGYITESSRALTDFGFNKFNAERMEIHCEESNIKSAAIPKRLGYNLEGTFRILEKDEHGNRKKHQAWYMFKEEWKG